The Vidua macroura isolate BioBank_ID:100142 chromosome 11, ASM2450914v1, whole genome shotgun sequence genome includes a region encoding these proteins:
- the E2F4 gene encoding transcription factor E2F4 isoform X1, which produces MRGPGAGGGGGQMAECGAQPPGGGSGAAGAPSRHEKSLGLLTTKFVSLLQEAKDGVLDLKLAADTLAVRQKRRIYDITNVLEGIGLIEKKSKNSIQWKGVGPGCNTREIAHKLIELKADIEDLEQREQELEQQKMWVQQSIKNVTEDMQNSRLAYVTHEDICKCFTGDTLLVIRAPSGTRLEVPVPEGLNGQKKYQIHLKSTSGPIDVLLVNKDTWSSPPVVLPVPPPEDLIQCQAAAPSKLQIPPLTHFQEASVPSSTQPSTPTPTSTQDHGPPTQKNAGTECDVPAAESKGSGDFEGQPAALDTQLLQSSASLDSSSVLPGTSTSFEPIKPDPTGVLELPKELSEMFDPMRECVNSELLEELMSSEVFAPLLRLSPPPGDHDYIYNLDESEGVCDLFDVPVLNL; this is translated from the exons ATgcgcggccccggagccggcggcggcggcgggcagaTGGCGGAGTGCGGGGCGCAGCCCCCCGGGGGTGGCAGCGGGGCTGCGGGCGCGCCCAGCCGGCACGAGaagagcctggggctgctgaccACCAAGTTCGTGTCGCTGCTGCAGGAGGCCAAGGACGGCGTGCTCGACCTCAAGCTG GCTGCAGATACCTTGGCTGTGCGACAGAAGCGACGGATCTACGATATCACGAATGTCCTGGAAGGCATTGGGTTGATTGAGAAGAAGTCCAAGAACAGTATCCAGTGGAA GGGGGTGGGTCCTGGCTGCAACACACGTGAAATAGCTCACAAACTGATTGAGCTGAAGGCAGACATTGAGGACTTGGAGCAGCGGgaacaggagctggagcagcagaagatGTGGGTTCAGCAGAGCATCAAAAATGTTACAGAAGACATGCAGAACAGTCGAT TAGCCTATGTGACACATGAAGATATCTGCAAGTGCTTCACAG GAGACACCCTCCTCGTGATCCGAGCCCCATCTGGCACACGTCTGGAGGTTCCTGTCCCTGAG ggCTTAAATGGACAGAAGAAATACCAGATCCACCTGAAGAGCACAAGTGGTCCCATTGATGTTCTCCTAGTAAACAAAGATACTTGGAGCTCTCCTCCTGTCGtactccctgtccctccccctGAAGACCTCATTCAGTGCCAGGCAGCTGCACCCTCGAAACTGCAAATCCCACCACTCACCCACTTCCAGGAGGCCTCTgttcccagcagcacccagccctcCACACCAACACCCACCAGCACTCAGGACCATGGGCCTCCCACACAGAAAAACGCAGGCACAG AGTGCGATGTCCCGGCAGCAGAGTCCAAGGGCAGTGGTGACTTCGAGGGCCAGCCGGCGGCGTTGGACACGCAGCTGCTGCAGTCCTCAGCCTCGCTGGACAGCAGCTCCGTCCTGCCCGGCACTTCTACCTCCTTTGAGCCCATCAAGCCTGACCCCACAGGAG TACTGGAACTTCCCAAAGAGCTGTCAGAGATGTTTGATCCAATGAGAG AATGTGTGAactctgagctgctggaagaGCTGATGTCATCTGAAG TATTTGCTCCCTTGCTCCGCCTCTCCCCTCCACCTGGAGATCACGACTACATCTATAACCTGGATGAGAGTGAAGGTGTTTGTGACCTCTTTGATGTGCCTGTCCTCAACCTCTGA
- the E2F4 gene encoding transcription factor E2F4 isoform X2, with protein sequence MRGPGAGGGGGQMAECGAQPPGGGSGAAGAPSRHEKSLGLLTTKFVSLLQEAKDGVLDLKLAADTLAVRQKRRIYDITNVLEGIGLIEKKSKNSIQWKGVGPGCNTREIAHKLIELKADIEDLEQREQELEQQKMWVQQSIKNVTEDMQNSRLAYVTHEDICKCFTGDTLLVIRAPSGTRLEVPVPEGLNGQKKYQIHLKSTSGPIDVLLVNKDTWSSPPVVLPVPPPEDLIQCQAAAPSKLQIPPLTHFQEASVPSSTQPSTPTPTSTQDHGPPTQKNAGTECDVPAAESKGSGDFEGQPAALDTQLLQSSASLDSSSVLPGTSTSFEPIKPDPTGECVNSELLEELMSSEVFAPLLRLSPPPGDHDYIYNLDESEGVCDLFDVPVLNL encoded by the exons ATgcgcggccccggagccggcggcggcggcgggcagaTGGCGGAGTGCGGGGCGCAGCCCCCCGGGGGTGGCAGCGGGGCTGCGGGCGCGCCCAGCCGGCACGAGaagagcctggggctgctgaccACCAAGTTCGTGTCGCTGCTGCAGGAGGCCAAGGACGGCGTGCTCGACCTCAAGCTG GCTGCAGATACCTTGGCTGTGCGACAGAAGCGACGGATCTACGATATCACGAATGTCCTGGAAGGCATTGGGTTGATTGAGAAGAAGTCCAAGAACAGTATCCAGTGGAA GGGGGTGGGTCCTGGCTGCAACACACGTGAAATAGCTCACAAACTGATTGAGCTGAAGGCAGACATTGAGGACTTGGAGCAGCGGgaacaggagctggagcagcagaagatGTGGGTTCAGCAGAGCATCAAAAATGTTACAGAAGACATGCAGAACAGTCGAT TAGCCTATGTGACACATGAAGATATCTGCAAGTGCTTCACAG GAGACACCCTCCTCGTGATCCGAGCCCCATCTGGCACACGTCTGGAGGTTCCTGTCCCTGAG ggCTTAAATGGACAGAAGAAATACCAGATCCACCTGAAGAGCACAAGTGGTCCCATTGATGTTCTCCTAGTAAACAAAGATACTTGGAGCTCTCCTCCTGTCGtactccctgtccctccccctGAAGACCTCATTCAGTGCCAGGCAGCTGCACCCTCGAAACTGCAAATCCCACCACTCACCCACTTCCAGGAGGCCTCTgttcccagcagcacccagccctcCACACCAACACCCACCAGCACTCAGGACCATGGGCCTCCCACACAGAAAAACGCAGGCACAG AGTGCGATGTCCCGGCAGCAGAGTCCAAGGGCAGTGGTGACTTCGAGGGCCAGCCGGCGGCGTTGGACACGCAGCTGCTGCAGTCCTCAGCCTCGCTGGACAGCAGCTCCGTCCTGCCCGGCACTTCTACCTCCTTTGAGCCCATCAAGCCTGACCCCACAGGAG AATGTGTGAactctgagctgctggaagaGCTGATGTCATCTGAAG TATTTGCTCCCTTGCTCCGCCTCTCCCCTCCACCTGGAGATCACGACTACATCTATAACCTGGATGAGAGTGAAGGTGTTTGTGACCTCTTTGATGTGCCTGTCCTCAACCTCTGA